Proteins encoded in a region of the Carassius carassius chromosome 49, fCarCar2.1, whole genome shotgun sequence genome:
- the LOC132132451 gene encoding cell adhesion molecule DSCAM-like isoform X2 translates to MWILAIIFFQCILNVLSEDLHSSLYFVNASLQEVVFASTTGTLVPCPAAAVPPATLRWYLATGEESYNVPGIRHVHPNGTLQIFHFPPSSFSKVIHDNTYYCTAENPSGKIRSQDVHIKAVLREPYTVRVADQTAMRGSVAVFKCIIPSSVENYINVVSWERDTLPLVSGARFLITSTGALYILDVQKEDELFNYRCMTRHRYTSETRQSNSARLFVPDPTKSAPAILDGFEKREVMASHRVELPCKASGHPAPKYRWLKNNRPLESDSRFRQSVTGLLIERAQLSDTGSYLCEVWNSYGNTEVIGRLTVKEPLKVVVSPRNVKGSVGSQVSLTCSVTGSDEYELSWYRNGDKISAGANVRMNGINKENLVMDGMAKSDGGVYQCFARKAKMSAQDFVQVILEDGTPKILSAFSEKVVGPNEFVSLMCHVKGTPQPAVTWTLDDDVVMKDSRHRIGHSITAEGNVVSYLNVSHTQVRDSGVYRCTCNNSAGMVSYQARINVRGPADIRPMKNITAIAGRDMYIHCHVIGYPYYSIKWYKNSNLLPFNDRQRAFENNGTLKLLNVQKELDEGEYSCHVLVQPQLFKNQSVHITVKVPPFIQPFEFPRYSISHRVFVPCVVRSGDLPISITWEKDGKPINASLGVTIDNIDFTSSLRISNLQRMHNGTYTCIAQNDAAVVKYQSQLIVRVPPKFKVQPQDQDGIYGKSVTLNCSADGEPRPTIEWKYSKGAGVPQFQPIALNSGFRVQLLRNGSLLIKHVLEEDAGYYLCKVSNDVGADVSKSMYLNVKIPAMITSYPNNSLATKGEKIEMSCKAHGEKPIMVRWEKEVEKEKQSHMINPDMWRHTVTVKNVGDEVVSTLQIYPTMREDSGFFSCHAINSYGEDRGILQLTVQEPPEPPKVEIREVKERTIALRWTMGFDGNSPITGYDIECKNKTETWERARRTRDVSPTLNQATIIELHPSSTYNIRMFAKNHIGDSEPSNELTVTTDEADPEGPPQDVTLEAMSSQSIKVTWKAPLKHLQNGVIRGYQVCHREHSINGSHQFICISMEATGETESLSLNNLKKFTEYEVVVQASNSAGPGPASSEVRATTMEDVPSRAPEKVVATAASPESISLSWQTLSREALNGVLQGFRIIYWANLPDGELGEIRNVTTQKAQLELEGLEKYTNYSIQVLAFTRAGDGVRSDQIYVRTKEDVPGPPGGVKAAAASSSVVYVSWLPPLKLNGVIRKYTVFCSSLYPTVVSEFEVAPDEFLHRVHNLSRNRKYSIWVMAVTAAGRGNSSDVITVEPLAKAPAKILTFSGTVTTPWMRDVVLPCRAVGDPPPAIRWLKESGSPAPAIIDGRRSIHGNGSFVIKTVKAEDSGYYTCVASNNWGTDEIILNLQVQVPPDQPRLTVTKTTTTTITVSWIPGDNGGSSIRGYILQYSADNSEKWGSISISPSERSYRLENLNCGTWYKFTLTAQNAVGPGRISEIIEAKTHGKEPQFSKEQELFNSINGTCVKLNLIGWNDGGCPITSFTLEYRPLDSPVWTKVKCTSLTKSFNLQELQGATWYELQMKVYNSAGLAEKRVKFATLDYDGSTIPPLVETAVNDPVINTGNKGMTMMVTISCILVGMVLLFVLLMVLRRRRREQRLKRLRDAKSLAEMLMSKNTRPSDTMNKQQQTLRMHIDIPRAQLLIEERDTMETVDDRSTVLLTDNDFGETAKQKSATVTHSVHYQSLSQATGPLVDVSDVRPGTSKSSLSNPTSRRTAKAGPAARNRYASQWTLNRPNHPVSVHTLSTDWRLGTPRVAGSVDKESDSYSVSPSQDTDRARSSMVSTESASSTYEELARAYEHAKMEEHLRHAKFTITECFISDTSSEQMTAGTNDYTDSLTSSTPSESGICRFTASPPKPQDVCRVINMAVPKAHRPGGELVHLPPYLRMDFLLNRGVSGASREGAMGQACLEPQKTRSLKRPALLEPTPMEVPTSRDVQQWQPGTASTLPQREAGTDLAQAAKISTSQESLLDSRGHLKQSNNPYTKSYTLV, encoded by the exons ggGCTCGATTTCTCATAACGTCCACAGGGGCCTTGTACATTCTGGATGTGCAGAAGGAGGACGAATTATTCAACTACCGCTGCATGACGAGACATCGCTACACGTCTGAGACCAGACAGAGCAACAGCGCACGGCTATTTGTGCCAg ATCCAACAAAGTCGGCGCCTGCGATCCTCGATGGGTTTGAGAAGCGGGAGGTCATGGCATCCCACAGAGTTGAGCTCCCATGCAAGGCCTCCGGACACCCGGCACCAAAATACCGCTGGCTGAAAAACAACAGGCCGCTAGAATCAGACTCCCGTTTCCGTCAGAGCGTAACAGGCCTGCTGATCGAGAGAGCCCAGCTCAGTGACACCGGCAGCTACCTGTGTGAGGTGTGGAACAGCTATGGGAACACAGAGGTCATAGGTCGTCTCACGGTAAAAG AACCTCTTAAAGTGGTGGTCAGTCCGCGAAATGTGAAAGGCAGTGTGGGTAGCCAAGTGTCACTAACCTGCAGCGTTACTGGCTCGGATGAGTACGAGCTCTCATGGTACCGCAACGGTGACAAGATCAGCGCTGGCGCCAACGTGCGGATGAACGGGATCAATAAGGAGAACCTTGTGATGGATGGGATGGCGAAGAGCGATGGAGGAGTGTACCAGTGCTTTGCCAGGAAGGCCAAAATGTCAGCTCAGGATTTTGTGCAAGTCATATTAGAAG ATGGAACCCCTAAGATCCTGTCTGCCTTCAGTGAGAAAGTTGTCGGTCCGAATGAGTTTGTCTCTCTGATGTGTCACGTCAAGGGAACTCCACAGCCTGCCGTCACCTGGACACTGGACGATGACGTTGTCATGAAGGACAGTCGGCACCGCATCGGTCACAGCATAACAGCAGAGGGCAACGTGGTCAGCTACCTGAACGTCTCCCACACCCAGGTCCGGGACAGCGGGGTCTATCGCTGCACCTGCAACAACTCAGCAGGGATGGTCTCCTACCAGGCTCGAATAAACGTAAGAG GTCCTGCTGACATACGACCAATGAAAAACATCACAGCTATAGCTGGGCGGGACATGTACATtcactgccatgtgattggctaccCATATTACTCCATCAAATGGTACAAGAACTCCAACCTTCTCCCATTTAATGACCGCCAACGGGCCTTTGAGAACAATGGCACGCTAAAGCTGCTGAACGTGCAGAAAGAACTGGACGAAGGGGAGTACAGCTGCCATGTGCTGGTTCAGCCCCAGCTCTTCAAGAATCAGAGTGTCCACATCACTGTGAAAG TGCCTCCCTTCATCCAGCCGTTCGAATTTCCACGTTATTCCATCAGCCATCGCGTCTTCGTGCCCTGCGTTGTGCGCTCAGGTGACCTTCCCATCTCTATTACCTGGGAGAAGGATGGAAAACCCATTAACGCCAGCCTTGGGGTGACCATCGACAACATCGACTTCACCAGCTCCTTGCGGATCTCCAACCTCCAGCGGATGCACAACGGCACCTACACCTGCATTGCCCAAAACGATGCTGCCGTCGTCAAATACCAGAGTCAGCTTATAGTTAGAG TTCCACCAAAGTTCAAAGTGCAGCCTCAAGACCAGGATGGAATCTACGGTAAATCTGTCACCTTGAACTGCTCTGCGGATGGAGAGCCACGGCCAACTATTGAGTGGAAGTACTCCAAAG GTGCTGGGGTGCCCCAGTTTCAACCCATCGCTCTGAACTCGGGCTTCAGGGTCCAGCTGCTCAGGAACGGCTCACTGCTGATTAAACATGTTCTTGAGGAGGACGCAGGTTATTACCTGTGCAAGGTCAGCAATGACGTGGGAGCCGATGTCAGCAAGTCCATGTACCTTAATGTGAAAA TTCCAGCCATGATAACATCATATCCCAACAACTCACTGGCAACGAAAGGAGAGAAGATAGAGATGAGCTGCAAGGCGCATGGTGAGAAGCCCATCATGGTTAGATGGGAGAAGGAGGTGGAGAAGGAAAAGCAGTCACACATGATCAATCCAGACATGTGGCGGCACACGGTAACAGTCAAGAACGTCGGCGACGAGGTCGTCTCTACCCTGCAG ATCTACCCAACGATGAGAGAGGATTCTGGGTTCTTCTCCTGTCATGCCATTAACTCCTATGGTGAAGACAGAGGCATCCTTCAGTTAACGGTTCAGG AACCACCAGAGCCTCCGAAAGTGGAGATTCGTGAGGTGAAAGAGAGGACCATCGCCCTCCGCTGGACCATGGGATTCGATGGGAACAGTCCCATCACCGGCTACGATATTGAGTGCAAAAATAAAACAG AAACTTGGGAACGAGCTCGCAGGACCAGAGATGTTTCTCCTACCCTAAACCAGGCCACCATCATAGAACTTCACCCATCGTCCACCTACAACATCCGTATGTTCGCCAAGAACCACATTGGCGACAGTGAACCCAGCAACGAGCTCACCGTAACCACCGATGAAGCAG ATCCCGAAGGACCACCCCAAGATGTGACACTGGAAGCCATGTCATCCCAAAGCATAAAAGTTACATGGAAG GCACCGCTGAAACATCTCCAGAATGGCGTGATCAGGGGATATCAGGTGTGCCATCGAGAGCACTCCATAAACGGCAGTCACCAGTTCATCTGCATCAGCATGGAGGCCACGGGAGAGACAGAGTCCCTGAGCCTCAACAACCTGAAGAAGTTCACAGAGTATGAGGTGGTGGTGCAGGCCAGTAACAGTGCCGGTCCGGGACCTGCTTCCAGTGAAGTCCGGGCCACAACAATGGAAGATG TACCCAGCAGAGCCCCAGAGAAGGTTGTGGCCACCGCTGCTTCTCCAGAAAGCATCTCTTTGTCCTGGCAGACTCTGTCCAGGGAAGCTCTCAACGGCGTTCTACAGGGTTTCCGTATCATCTACTGGGCCAATCTACCAGACGGAG AACTTGGGGAAATCAGAAACGTCACTACCCAGAAGGCCCAGCTGGAGCTGGAGGGTCTGGAGAAATACACCAACTACAGTATCCAGGTGCTAGCCTTCACCAGAGCAGGAGACGGAGTACGCAGCGACCAGATCTACGTCCGCACCAAAGAAGATG TGCCAGGTCCACCCGGCGGGGTGAAGGCAGCTGCAGCCTCCAGCTCTGTGGTGTATGTTTCTTGGCTCCCTCCGCTGAAGCTGAATGGCGTCATTAGGAAATACACAGTCTTCTGTTCTAGCTTGTATCCCACG GTGGTCAGTGAGTTTGAAGTGGCCCCAGATGAATTCCTGCACCGGGTTCACAATCTCAGTCGCAACAGGAAGTACAGTATCTGGGTGATGGCGGTGACTGCGGCCGGCCGGGGGAACAGTAGTGATGTCATCACCGTGGAACCTCTGGCCAAAG CTCCTGCCAAAATCCTCACCTTCAGTGGTACTGTTACAACACCATGGATGAGGGATGTTGTTTTACCCTGCAGGGCGGTCGGAGACCCACCTCCTGCCATTAGATGGCTGAAAGAGAG CGGGAGCCCGGCTCCTGCCATCATTGATGGAAGGCGCAGTATCCATGGAAATGGAAGCTTCGTCATTAAGACCGTGAAAGCAGAGGATTCTGGGTATTACACGTGTGTCGCCAGCAATAACTGGGGAACGGACGAAATAATTCTGAACCTTCAGGTTCAAG TCCCCCCTGACCAACCTCGACTCACTGTGACCAAGACAACCACAACAACCATTACTGTGTCCTGGATACCAGGAGACAACGGTGGGAGCTCCATTAGAG GATATATTCTGCAATACTCAGCGGACAACAGTGAGAAGTGGGGAAGTATTTCCATTAGTCCTAGCGAGCGTTCCTACCGTCTGGAGAACCTCAACTGTGGCACCTGGTACAAGTTCACGCTAACAGCCCAGAATGCTGTTGGTCCAGGCCGAATCAGTGAGATAATCGAAGCAAAGACTCATGGGAAAG AGCCACAGTTCTCCAAAGAGCAGGAGCTGTTTAATAGCATTAATGGAACATGTGTCAAACTCAACCTGATTGGCTGGAATGATGGCGGTTGTCCAATCACCTCCTTCACTCTGGAATACCGTCCATTGGACAGCCCCGTGTGGACCAAAGTAAAGTGCACGTCTCTAACGAAGAGCTTCAACCTCCAGGAGCTTCAAGGAGCCACTTGGTACGAACTGCAGATGAAGGTGTACAACAGCGCAGGGTTGGCTGAGAAACGTGTCAAATTTGCTACTTTGGACTACGACGGCA GCACCATTCCACCGCTGGTGGAGACGGCGGTGAACGACCCAGTGATAAATACTGGCAACAAGGGGATGACGATGATGGTGACGATCTCTTGCATTTTGGTGGGAATGGTGCTGCTCTTCGTCCTGCTGATGGtgctgaggaggaggaggagagagcagAGGCTGAAGCGGCTCAGGG atgcaAAGAGTTTGGCTGAAATGCTTATGAG TAAGAACACAAGGCCTTCAGATACCATGAACAAACAACAGCAGACCCTCCGCATGCACATCGACATTCCCCGAGCGCAGCTGCTCATCGAAGAGAGAGACACCATGGAAACAGTGG ACGACAGATCAACAGTGCTACTGACGGATAACGATTTCGGAGAAACTGCCAAACAGAAGTCTGCTACTGTTACGCACTCTGTCCACTATCAGTCTCTATCGCAGGCCACCGGCCCACTGGTGGACGTCTCTGATGTCCGACCTGGGACGAGCAAGAGCAGTCTGTCGA ATCCCACCTCTCGCCGTACAGCTAAAGCTGGCCCTGCGGCCCGTAACCGTTATGCCAGTCAGTGGACGCTGAATCGTCCCAACCATCCTGTCTCCGTCCACACTCTCAGCACGGATTGGAGGCTGGGGACGCCCAGAGTGGCTGGTTCAGTGGACAAAGAAAGCGACAGCTATAGTGTCAGTCCGTCACAGGACACAG ACCGCGCTCGCAGCAGTATGGTCTCAACTGAGAGCGCGTCTTCTACGTATGAGGAGCTGGCCAGAGCGTATGAACATGCCAAGATGGAGGAACATCTACGACATGCCAAGTTTACCATCACAGAGTGCTTCATCTCAGACACATCCTCCGAGCAGATGACCGCCGGCACCAACGATTACACGGACAGTCTGACCTCCAGTACACCGTCAGAATCAGGCATCTGCAGGTTCACTGCCTCACCACCCAAACCCCAGGACGTCTGCAGGGTGATAAACATGGCCGTACCCAAGGCCCACAGACCAG GAGGGGAGCTCGTACACCTGCCTCCATACCTGCGGATGGACTTTCTTTTGAACAGGGGTGTGTCGGGAGCATCTCGGGAGGGGGCAATGGGCCAGGCCTGTTTGGAGCCACAGAAGACCCGCTCGCTGAAGCGTCCCGCCTTGCTGGAGCCGACGCCCATGGAGGTACCGACCAGCAGGGACGTGCAGCAGTGGCAACCGGGCACGGCATCGACGCTTCCACAGAGAGAGGCCGGAACGGACTTGGCGCAGGCTGCCAAAATCAGCACCTCCCAGGAATCACTGCTGGACTCCAGAGGACACTTAAAACAGAGCAACAATCCCTACACAAAGTCCTACACACTGGTATAA